From the genome of Hymenobacter sp. PAMC 26628, one region includes:
- a CDS encoding RagB/SusD family nutrient uptake outer membrane protein, which translates to MKSFKFKFTSVLALSGVLLATGCQKNLLDQVNPNAPSTSTFFKTPNDAILATTSCYDPFHFEGSYGRWIHFDYDLRSDEGFSNSPWTDLANSTRFIIIDYNFPTVGSPWTEAYRGVYRCNQVLNNVPAIDFGTETALKNRLLGEAHFVRALYYWNLITLWGNVPLISEPVNANSREAQGTVQQGWDFMLADLKAAETTLPVSYTGNDVGRATKGAAQTLMGKVYMQQRKWAEAQAQFQKVIDAGTYALVPNYEDNFNVAGENNKESIFEIGFTSELQGDGQDVAGSSLGSQRAQFFGARQVGWCDGQPRKWLYNAFSDLTVDGKPDPRRDVTLLSSSMLVYGKTYAQRGYTDNSEVFWRKYQNDKTRTFENYFSPIDFRVMRYADVLLMQAEALNEQGQPAAAVPLINQVRARVGLTPLVAGTFTQATMKTQLLHERNTELCGENTRWPDLQRSGLLDTQAGVNSIAERDPDYINYVIGKSLYLPIPQADISLDPALKQNPGY; encoded by the coding sequence ATGAAATCCTTCAAGTTCAAGTTTACTTCGGTCCTGGCGCTGAGCGGCGTGCTGCTCGCCACCGGCTGCCAGAAAAACCTGCTCGACCAGGTGAACCCCAACGCGCCGTCGACGTCCACGTTTTTTAAAACGCCCAACGACGCCATTTTGGCTACCACGTCGTGCTACGACCCGTTTCACTTCGAGGGCAGCTACGGCCGCTGGATTCACTTCGACTACGACCTGCGCTCGGACGAGGGCTTTAGCAACAGCCCCTGGACGGACCTGGCCAACTCGACCCGCTTCATCATCATCGACTACAACTTTCCGACGGTGGGCAGCCCCTGGACGGAAGCCTACCGCGGCGTGTACCGCTGCAACCAGGTGCTGAACAACGTGCCCGCCATCGATTTTGGCACCGAAACGGCGCTGAAGAACCGGCTGCTGGGCGAAGCCCACTTCGTGCGGGCCCTCTACTACTGGAACCTGATAACGCTCTGGGGCAACGTGCCGCTGATTTCGGAGCCCGTAAACGCCAACTCGCGCGAGGCCCAGGGCACCGTGCAGCAGGGCTGGGATTTCATGCTGGCCGACTTGAAAGCCGCCGAAACTACGCTGCCCGTGTCCTACACCGGCAACGACGTGGGCCGCGCCACCAAAGGCGCCGCCCAAACCCTGATGGGCAAGGTGTACATGCAGCAGCGCAAGTGGGCCGAGGCCCAGGCGCAGTTTCAGAAGGTGATTGACGCGGGGACCTACGCCCTGGTGCCCAACTACGAGGACAACTTCAACGTGGCCGGCGAGAATAACAAGGAATCCATTTTTGAAATCGGCTTCACCAGCGAGCTGCAAGGCGACGGGCAGGACGTGGCGGGCTCATCGTTGGGCTCTCAGCGGGCGCAGTTTTTTGGGGCCCGGCAGGTGGGCTGGTGCGATGGCCAGCCCCGCAAATGGCTTTATAATGCGTTCAGCGACCTTACCGTGGACGGCAAGCCCGACCCGCGCCGCGACGTGACCCTGCTCAGCAGCAGCATGCTGGTGTACGGCAAAACCTACGCCCAGCGCGGCTACACCGACAACAGCGAAGTGTTCTGGCGCAAGTACCAGAACGACAAGACCCGCACCTTTGAAAACTACTTTTCGCCCATCGACTTCCGGGTGATGCGCTACGCCGACGTGCTGCTGATGCAGGCCGAGGCCCTGAACGAGCAAGGCCAGCCGGCCGCCGCCGTGCCGCTCATTAACCAGGTGCGGGCCCGCGTGGGCCTGACCCCGCTGGTGGCCGGCACCTTCACGCAGGCGACCATGAAAACGCAGCTGCTGCACGAGCGCAACACGGAGCTGTGCGGCGAGAACACCCGCTGGCCCGATTTGCAACGCTCGGGCCTGCTCGACACGCAAGCCGGCGTGAACAGCATCGCGGAACGCGACCCCGACTACATCAACTACGTCATTGGCAAGTCGCTGTACTTGCCCATTCCGCAGGCCGACATCTCCCTCGACCCGGCGCTGAAGCAGAACCCCGGCTACTAG
- a CDS encoding SusC/RagA family TonB-linked outer membrane protein, with the protein MKKLLLSSRYLLPALVCCLPTVGVANALAAYRPLVVARLASVQPVTGHVTDEKGEGLPGVTVLVKGTQNGTSTNANGDFTLDAPAGATLVLSSVGYTTQEVAATGGPLTVRLVQDNQQLNEVVVLGYVTQDRQNLSSAVSSVNIAEAKKAPVATITEALQGRVSGVQINNSGTPGQAPNVVIRGAGTLYSGSNPLYVVDGAWVDNIRDLNPQDIAAVNVLKDASSTSIYGSAGANGVIIITTRRGKSGKPAITFDASAGAQNVVSRWNLTNAAQWAAISSAAYTNAGRAPLASAANPGQYADTDWQSAILRTGSVQNYNVGLSGGTSGENYNSNYLVSGGYFKQKGTLIGTDFERYSLRLNSGITSGRFTINESLQLSHTFATLPNGQPFQDAIRLLPTIPVYDPTTSSGYGFGSDAAYTFGTNPVAEQEYINSTQYNNRLQGSLTPEFRFTNFLSYKLNLGIDALDFADRSFRKPGIISYNAPNEPGYLTENRGDNLRAIAENTLNFNKDFGDNHVNAVLGYSEQYRRLTNAFARANGYAQYGGQYFPVLGSGATPNATTGGQAVFTKRSYFGQVVYDYKNRYLLTGSFRRDGSSQLDEKYANFYAGSIGWRLSEEEFFKTAAPFVSNFKPRFSYGVNGNDGLGDAYPSQPLINTNASAVFNGNVITPGAIQVGFPSSNLRWERRYFTNYGLDIAFFDNRLTLSGDYYISRTKDALVPLNVPIYSGSFNTTIFGNLGELENRGFEFVAGYQDNRHPFTYGISGNLTTLRNRVLATDANNSVYDRGQTYTEVGYPIGSAYMIQFDGIFQTQDEVNNYKSADGKIIEPYAKPGDVRYVDANGDGTINNKDRVHIGTPFPKISYGLSLNAGYKGFDVSVLLQGVTGNQVYNVARATMDRTDDPSNYRANFVPWTPENHSTTTPRALANNGVTNDLQVASAQNSQPSSRFLEKGNYLRGKNFQVGYTFPKALTSRVKSVGSLRIYVTGQNFFTATKYTGPDPEFVNGDPFQRGVDFNSYPNLRTFTGGLQLGF; encoded by the coding sequence ATGAAAAAGTTGCTACTATCCTCGCGGTACCTGCTCCCTGCGTTGGTGTGCTGCCTACCCACGGTTGGGGTCGCCAACGCCTTAGCAGCGTACCGCCCGCTTGTTGTTGCCCGCCTAGCCTCGGTTCAGCCCGTTACGGGGCACGTGACCGATGAAAAAGGCGAAGGCCTGCCCGGCGTGACGGTGCTCGTGAAGGGTACCCAAAACGGCACCTCCACCAACGCCAACGGTGATTTCACCCTCGATGCACCCGCCGGGGCTACCCTGGTGCTGTCATCAGTGGGCTACACCACGCAGGAAGTGGCCGCGACCGGCGGCCCGCTGACCGTGCGCCTGGTGCAAGACAACCAGCAGCTCAACGAGGTGGTGGTGCTGGGCTATGTGACCCAGGACCGCCAGAATCTGAGCAGCGCCGTGAGCAGCGTGAACATAGCGGAGGCCAAAAAGGCCCCAGTGGCCACCATCACCGAAGCCCTCCAGGGCCGCGTTTCGGGCGTACAAATCAACAATAGCGGTACCCCCGGCCAAGCTCCCAACGTAGTCATCCGGGGGGCAGGCACATTGTATTCGGGCAGCAACCCGCTCTATGTGGTGGACGGGGCCTGGGTGGATAACATCCGCGACCTGAACCCGCAGGACATTGCGGCCGTCAACGTGTTGAAGGATGCTTCCTCGACCTCCATCTACGGTTCGGCGGGGGCAAACGGGGTTATTATCATCACCACCCGGCGCGGCAAGTCGGGCAAGCCTGCCATTACGTTTGACGCCTCGGCCGGGGCGCAGAACGTGGTGAGCCGCTGGAATCTGACCAACGCCGCCCAATGGGCCGCCATCAGCAGTGCTGCTTATACTAATGCGGGCCGCGCCCCGCTGGCCTCGGCCGCCAACCCCGGGCAATATGCCGACACCGATTGGCAAAGCGCCATTTTGCGCACCGGTTCGGTGCAGAATTACAACGTGGGCCTATCGGGCGGTACCAGCGGCGAAAATTATAACTCCAACTACCTGGTGTCGGGCGGCTACTTCAAGCAAAAGGGTACGCTCATCGGCACCGACTTCGAGCGGTACTCACTGCGCTTGAACTCGGGCATCACGAGCGGCCGGTTCACCATCAACGAGTCGTTGCAACTTTCGCACACGTTCGCGACCCTGCCCAACGGCCAGCCGTTTCAGGACGCCATTCGCCTGCTGCCCACTATTCCGGTATACGACCCCACCACCAGCAGCGGCTATGGCTTCGGTTCGGACGCGGCCTATACCTTCGGCACCAACCCAGTGGCCGAGCAGGAGTACATCAACTCGACGCAGTACAACAACCGCCTGCAAGGCAGCCTGACGCCGGAATTCCGGTTCACCAACTTCCTCTCGTACAAGCTCAACCTGGGCATCGACGCACTCGATTTTGCCGACCGCTCGTTCCGCAAGCCCGGCATCATCAGCTACAACGCGCCCAACGAGCCGGGCTACCTGACCGAAAACCGCGGCGACAACCTCCGCGCCATTGCGGAGAACACCCTCAACTTCAACAAGGACTTTGGCGATAACCACGTCAATGCTGTGCTCGGCTACTCGGAACAGTACCGCCGCCTCACCAACGCGTTTGCCCGCGCCAACGGCTACGCGCAGTACGGCGGGCAGTACTTCCCAGTGCTCGGCTCGGGGGCTACGCCCAATGCCACCACCGGCGGCCAGGCGGTATTTACCAAACGCTCGTACTTCGGGCAAGTGGTGTACGACTACAAAAACCGCTACTTGCTGACGGGCAGTTTCCGTCGCGACGGCTCGTCGCAGCTCGACGAGAAATACGCTAATTTCTACGCCGGCTCCATTGGCTGGCGCCTGAGCGAGGAGGAGTTCTTCAAAACCGCCGCGCCTTTCGTCAGCAACTTCAAGCCGCGCTTCAGCTACGGCGTGAACGGCAACGACGGACTCGGCGACGCATACCCCAGCCAGCCGCTCATCAACACCAACGCTTCCGCCGTTTTCAACGGTAATGTCATAACCCCAGGCGCTATTCAGGTGGGCTTTCCCAGCTCCAACCTACGTTGGGAGCGCCGCTATTTCACCAACTACGGCCTGGACATTGCCTTTTTCGACAACCGGTTGACGCTCTCCGGCGATTACTACATTTCGCGGACCAAGGATGCGCTAGTGCCCCTCAACGTGCCCATTTACTCGGGCAGCTTCAACACCACCATTTTCGGTAATCTGGGCGAGTTGGAAAACCGTGGTTTCGAGTTCGTGGCCGGCTACCAGGACAACCGGCACCCGTTTACCTACGGCATTTCGGGCAACCTGACCACGCTGCGCAACCGCGTGCTGGCCACCGATGCAAACAACTCGGTGTACGACCGGGGCCAGACCTACACGGAAGTTGGTTATCCCATCGGCTCGGCCTACATGATTCAGTTTGACGGCATCTTCCAGACGCAGGACGAGGTGAATAATTACAAGAGCGCCGACGGCAAAATCATCGAGCCCTACGCCAAGCCCGGCGACGTGCGCTACGTGGATGCCAACGGCGACGGGACTATCAACAATAAGGACCGGGTGCACATCGGGACGCCCTTTCCCAAAATTTCTTACGGCTTGAGCCTCAACGCGGGCTACAAGGGCTTCGACGTGTCGGTGCTGTTGCAGGGCGTAACCGGCAACCAAGTGTACAACGTGGCCCGCGCCACGATGGACCGCACCGACGACCCCAGCAACTACCGCGCAAATTTCGTGCCCTGGACACCCGAAAACCACTCGACTACAACGCCCCGGGCCTTGGCCAACAACGGCGTCACGAACGACCTTCAGGTGGCTTCGGCTCAGAACTCGCAGCCCAGCAGCCGCTTCCTTGAAAAAGGCAACTATCTGCGCGGCAAGAATTTCCAGGTGGGCTACACCTTCCCTAAGGCGCTGACCAGCCGGGTGAAGAGCGTGGGTAGCCTGCGGATTTACGTAACGGGCCAAAACTTCTTCACGGCCACCAAATACACCGGGCCCGACCCGGAGTTTGTGAACGGCGACCCTTTCCAGCGCGGCGTCGATTTCAATTCCTACCCCAACCTGCGCACCTTCACCGGGGGCCTGCAACTGGGTTTCTAG